One genomic window of Glycine max cultivar Williams 82 chromosome 16, Glycine_max_v4.0, whole genome shotgun sequence includes the following:
- the LOC100786221 gene encoding mitochondrial import inner membrane translocase subunit TIM17-2 isoform X1, protein MGTPETSREPCPDRILDDIGGAFGMGAVGGSAFHFLKGLYNSPKGDRFVGATQAVRLNAPRVGGSFAVWGGLFSAFDCTMVYARQKEDPWNSIVAGAATGGFLSMRQGLGASARSAAFGGVLLALIEGAGIMLNKFLSAQQPMPMIMDEPQPQPPQSSEQPWLGGWFGGGNREETAGSGGSETKILESFDAPPVPNFEYK, encoded by the coding sequence ATGGGAACACCCGAGACATCTCGCGAACCCTGCCCCGATCGCATCCTCGACGACATAGGCGGCGCCTTCGGCATGGGAGCGGTGGGTGGCTCCGCCTTCCATTTTCTCAAGGGTCTCTACAATTCCCCCAAGGGCGATCGATTCGTCGGCGCCACCCAGGCCGTGCGCCTTAACGCCCCCCGCGTCGGCGGCAGCTTCGCCGTCTGGGGCGGCCTCTTCTCCGCCTTTGACTGCACCATGGTCTACGCTCGCCAGAAGGAGGACCCCTGGAACTCCATCGTCGCCGGCGCCGCCACTGGCGGCTTCCTCTCTATGCGCCAGGGCCTCGGCGCCTCCGCCCGCTCCGCGGCATTCGGCGGCGTCCTCCTCGCCCTCATCGAGGGCGCCGGGATCATGCTCAACAAGTTCCTCAGCGCGCAGCAGCCCATGCCTATGATCATGGACGAGCCGCAGCCGCAGCCTCCGCAGTCGTCCGAGCAGCCGTGGCTCGGAGGGTGGTTCGGTGGAGGGAACAGAGAGGAGACCGCCGGCAGCGGCGGAAGCGAGACGAAGATTCTGGAGAGTTTCGATGCTCCCCCTGTGCCCAATTTTGAGTATAAGTAA
- the LOC100786221 gene encoding mitochondrial import inner membrane translocase subunit TIM17-2 isoform X2 has product MGTPETSREPCPDRILDDIGGAFGMGAVGGSAFHFLKGLYNSPKGDRFVGATQAVRLNAPRVGGSFAVWGGLFSAFDCTMVYARQKEDPWNSIVAGAATGGFLSMRQGLGASARSAAFGGVLLALIEGAGIMLNKFLSAQQPMPMIMDEPQPQPPQSSEQPWLGGWFGGGNREETAGSGGSETKILESFDAPPVPNFEYK; this is encoded by the exons ATGGGAACACCCGAGACATCTCGCGAACCCTGCCCCGATCGCATCCTCGACGACATAGGCGGCGCCTTCGGCATGGGAGCGGTGGGTGGCTCCGCCTTCCATTTTCTCAAGGGTCTCTACAATTCCCCCAAGGGCGATCGATTCGTCGGCGCCACCCAGGCCGTGCGCCTTAACGCCCCCCGCGTCGGCGGCAGCTTCGCCGTCTGGGGCGGCCTCTTCTCCGCCTTTGACTGCACCATGGTCTACGCTCGCCAGAAGGAGGACCCCTGGAACTCCATCGTCGCCGGCGCCGCCACTGGCGGCTTCCTCTCTATGCGCCAGGGCCTCGGCGCCTCCGCCCGCTCCGCGGCATTCGGCGGCGTCCTCCTCGCCCTCATCGAGGGCGCCGGGATCATGCTCAACAAGTTCCTCAGCGCGCAGCAGCCCATGCCTATGATCATGGACGAGCCGCAGCCGCAGCCTCCGCAGTCGTCCGAGCAGCCGTGGCTCGGAGGGTGGTTCGGTGGAGGGAACAGAGAGGAGACCGCCGGCAGCGGCGGAAGCGAGACGAAGATTCTGGAGAGTTTCGATGCTCCCCCTGTGCCCAATTTTGAGTATAA ATGA